From Paenibacillus sp. V4I7, one genomic window encodes:
- a CDS encoding response regulator transcription factor, with translation MIEVVKTLVVDDHPLFARATKSLLEEIDGIEVIGVVSNAKQCLEQVELHQPGLVFLDYQLPDQSGTEVAAQLKDIYPNMHIVIFTGIDVSGILNKLIEIKVSGVLSKESSERTIKNMVNCMLDGHTMLPLSFFHQMQLSGEYTKDDCVLLEEEVLMMNMLVKGATHEQIAERIFMSKRTVDNYLRKIYDKWGAKSRTEALEKFIKSKYYT, from the coding sequence ATGATTGAAGTCGTTAAGACATTAGTTGTAGACGACCATCCTTTATTTGCACGTGCGACCAAATCTTTGTTAGAAGAGATAGATGGTATTGAAGTTATCGGCGTTGTCTCTAATGCCAAGCAATGCTTGGAACAAGTGGAGCTGCATCAGCCGGGTCTCGTATTTCTAGATTATCAACTTCCTGATCAATCCGGCACAGAAGTCGCTGCCCAGTTAAAGGACATATATCCGAATATGCATATTGTTATTTTTACGGGAATCGATGTGTCTGGCATCTTGAATAAACTAATCGAAATCAAAGTAAGCGGCGTTCTATCGAAGGAGTCGAGTGAACGAACGATTAAAAATATGGTGAATTGTATGTTGGATGGCCATACGATGCTGCCGTTATCATTCTTTCATCAGATGCAATTAAGTGGGGAATATACGAAGGATGACTGTGTGCTACTAGAGGAAGAAGTACTCATGATGAACATGTTGGTTAAGGGGGCGACTCACGAACAAATTGCGGAACGGATCTTTATGAGTAAGCGAACCGTCGATAATTATTTACGCAAGATTTATGACAAATGGGGCGCCAAATCAAGAACGGAAGCATTAGAAAAGTTTATTAAAAGCAAATATTACACATAA